A single window of Polaribacter sp. SA4-10 DNA harbors:
- a CDS encoding porin family protein yields the protein MKTTYIAIAVMIVSTLSLNAQDRKNKATAGIKGGYNVSSVSFDGTSETERLHGFHLGIYVESYIGKYISVQPEILYSQQGYKMIDEDGTFTQKLDYLNVPLMLKLYPMKSFFLEAGPQVGFSISHKETYDSDFIFGDTSRELEPNNFDWGVNLGAGFKSDAGFTLAARYHIGQNDIYDEDKPKNRLWQISVGFEF from the coding sequence ATGAAAACAACATATATAGCAATTGCAGTAATGATTGTAAGTACTTTATCATTAAATGCACAAGACAGAAAAAATAAAGCAACAGCAGGTATTAAAGGAGGGTATAATGTCTCTTCAGTTAGTTTTGATGGAACCTCAGAAACAGAAAGATTACATGGCTTTCACCTGGGTATCTATGTGGAGTCTTATATTGGTAAATATATTTCTGTTCAACCAGAAATTTTATACTCGCAGCAAGGGTACAAAATGATAGATGAGGATGGAACCTTTACTCAAAAGTTAGATTATTTAAATGTTCCGTTGATGTTAAAATTATACCCTATGAAAAGCTTCTTTTTAGAAGCAGGACCACAAGTAGGATTTTCAATTTCACACAAAGAAACATATGATTCTGATTTTATTTTTGGAGATACATCAAGAGAGTTAGAACCAAATAATTTTGATTGGGGTGTAAATTTAGGTGCAGGTTTTAAAAGTGATGCAGGCTTCACTTTAGCGGCAAGATATCACATAGGACAAAATGATATTTACGATGAAGACAAACCAAAAAATAGACTTTGGCAAATCTCTGTAGGATTTGAATTTTAA
- a CDS encoding GNAT family N-acetyltransferase — protein sequence MNFQIKTFQELTTTELYAILQLRSEVFVVEQDCVYQDVDGKDQKSLHVFGFKNDKIIGYTRIFKPGDYFDNASIGRVVIAASERKYGFGHDLMKASIKAVETYFKVDEITISAQKYLKKFYESHHFIQVGAEYLEDGIPHIRMDRDAI from the coding sequence ATGAATTTCCAAATAAAAACCTTTCAAGAATTAACTACTACAGAATTGTATGCAATTCTTCAATTACGATCTGAAGTTTTTGTGGTAGAACAAGATTGTGTGTATCAAGATGTAGATGGTAAAGACCAAAAATCTTTACACGTTTTTGGTTTTAAAAATGATAAAATTATTGGGTATACACGTATTTTTAAACCAGGAGATTATTTTGATAATGCAAGTATTGGTAGAGTTGTAATTGCAGCTTCAGAAAGAAAATATGGTTTTGGTCACGATTTAATGAAAGCTTCTATAAAAGCGGTAGAAACTTATTTTAAAGTTGATGAAATTACAATTTCTGCGCAAAAATATTTAAAAAAATTCTACGAATCTCATCACTTTATTCAAGTAGGAGCCGAATATTTAGAAGATGGAATTCCTCATATTAGAATGGACAGAGATGCTATTTAA
- a CDS encoding membrane metalloprotease: protein MKHNILRVILVCSIFFSCSSEETEQIIDPATGDTINVASNRQQTGSSANDLLSANTFDKMIVEIAFIEGFKPTQEALDNFKNFIEDRTFKTAGVTFIEKEISATGKTEYTTEEVADIEKEFRTQYNSSSTIAVWVLFINGNSSRDSNQGSILGSAYWNTSFVIYEETIRGLSNSTFEPERSLLESAVIHHEFGHILGLTNIGTDLQSDHEDPDHAGHCVEESCLMYFAAETSQGIDTMISGGQVPKLDAQCLADLKANGGR, encoded by the coding sequence ATGAAACATAATATATTAAGAGTAATTTTAGTTTGTAGCATCTTTTTTTCATGTTCTTCAGAAGAAACAGAACAAATCATAGATCCAGCTACAGGAGACACTATCAATGTGGCTTCAAATAGACAACAAACAGGGTCTTCTGCTAACGATTTACTTTCTGCAAATACGTTTGATAAAATGATTGTTGAAATTGCTTTTATTGAAGGCTTTAAACCAACACAAGAAGCATTAGATAATTTTAAAAACTTTATAGAAGATAGGACTTTTAAAACAGCAGGAGTAACGTTTATTGAAAAGGAAATTTCAGCTACAGGAAAAACAGAATATACTACCGAAGAAGTAGCGGATATTGAAAAAGAATTCAGAACACAATATAATTCTAGTTCAACAATTGCAGTTTGGGTATTGTTTATCAACGGAAACTCTTCAAGAGATTCAAACCAAGGTTCAATTTTAGGTTCTGCCTATTGGAACACTTCTTTTGTAATTTATGAAGAAACAATACGAGGTTTAAGTAACAGCACTTTTGAGCCAGAGAGAAGTTTGTTAGAATCCGCTGTAATTCATCATGAATTCGGACATATTTTAGGATTAACAAATATAGGAACGGACTTGCAAAGTGACCACGAAGACCCGGATCATGCAGGACACTGTGTTGAAGAGAGCTGTTTAATGTATTTTGCTGCAGAAACAAGCCAGGGAATAGACACTATGATTTCTGGAGGTCAAGTACCTAAATTAGATGCACAATGTTTAGCCGATTTAAAGGCAAACGGAGGAAGATAA
- a CDS encoding FecR family protein translates to MKHEKEILKWLNKEISDEELLRLKETENFKTLDKISHYSTQFEVPKVDVEKALVDLKNKIKNKSKKGKVVSFNFKNLYKYAAAIVILITTSYYLFFNNQVDFNTQFAETKTFNLPDNSEVILNANSEITYSKTVWKESRNLTLNGEAYFKVKKGKKFTVNTEIGEVTVLGTQFNVKERAGYFEVKTYEGLVSVSYKDTLVKLPRGTIFKVVNGIIDTTNTFDVSEKSWLQKESNFKSIQLRFVLAEIENQFGYKIETKDIDLNKLYSGGFTHTDINIALKSVTIPLQLSYKIEGKKITIFNYGE, encoded by the coding sequence ATGAAACACGAAAAAGAAATATTAAAATGGCTAAACAAAGAAATCTCTGATGAGGAACTATTGCGTTTAAAAGAAACTGAAAATTTTAAAACTTTAGATAAAATTTCTCATTATAGTACTCAATTTGAAGTACCAAAAGTAGATGTAGAAAAAGCCCTTGTAGATTTAAAAAATAAGATAAAAAACAAGTCTAAGAAAGGCAAAGTTGTCTCCTTTAATTTTAAAAACTTATACAAATATGCTGCAGCAATTGTAATCTTAATAACTACTTCTTACTATTTATTTTTTAACAACCAAGTAGATTTTAATACCCAATTTGCAGAAACAAAAACCTTTAATTTACCAGATAATTCTGAAGTTATTCTAAACGCAAATTCAGAAATTACCTACTCTAAAACAGTGTGGAAAGAAAGTAGAAATTTAACTTTAAATGGAGAAGCTTATTTTAAAGTTAAGAAAGGAAAAAAGTTTACTGTAAATACAGAAATTGGAGAAGTAACCGTACTTGGAACTCAATTTAATGTAAAAGAAAGAGCGGGTTATTTTGAGGTAAAAACCTACGAAGGTTTGGTAAGTGTCTCTTATAAAGACACACTTGTAAAATTACCTAGAGGAACTATTTTTAAAGTAGTCAATGGTATTATAGATACAACCAATACTTTTGATGTAAGTGAAAAATCTTGGTTACAAAAAGAATCCAACTTTAAAAGCATACAACTTCGTTTTGTTTTAGCTGAAATAGAAAATCAGTTTGGTTACAAAATAGAAACAAAAGATATTGACTTAAATAAATTATATTCTGGTGGTTTTACCCATACAGATATCAATATTGCATTGAAATCTGTAACAATTCCGTTACAATTATCATATAAAATTGAAGGTAAAAAAATTACTATATTTAATTATGGTGAATAA
- a CDS encoding RNA polymerase sigma factor: MTDKSLCDEIYFNKFYSSHIQSASNFAYYKSGEKNTSLDLAQEAFIKIWENCAKIEFEKAKSYLFTVINNLFLNKVKHEKVVFEYAKSSPYLDVDNQSPDYLLEEEEFKDKLKRAIADLTEGEREVFLMNRIDGKKYREIAELLEISQKAVEKRMSLALKKLRNKIDGI; encoded by the coding sequence ATGACTGATAAATCACTTTGTGATGAAATTTATTTTAATAAGTTCTACTCTTCTCACATTCAGTCTGCAAGTAATTTTGCATACTATAAAAGCGGAGAGAAAAATACCTCTTTAGATTTAGCACAAGAAGCATTTATAAAAATTTGGGAGAATTGTGCTAAAATAGAATTTGAAAAAGCAAAGTCTTATTTATTTACAGTTATTAACAATCTTTTTTTAAATAAAGTTAAACACGAAAAAGTAGTTTTCGAATATGCCAAAAGCAGTCCTTATTTAGATGTTGATAACCAAAGTCCAGATTATTTATTAGAGGAAGAAGAGTTTAAAGACAAATTAAAAAGGGCAATTGCAGATTTAACTGAAGGAGAACGTGAAGTTTTTTTGATGAACAGAATTGATGGTAAAAAATACAGAGAAATAGCAGAACTATTAGAAATATCTCAGAAAGCAGTTGAAAAACGCATGTCATTAGCCTTAAAAAAATTAAGAAATAAAATAGACGGAATTTAA
- a CDS encoding TonB-dependent receptor — MVNKTLLLFISFFLVVSVSIAQDSKEKLALSSLLLDLEKTYTIKFSYSDTDVKNIFLEQPKNGITLDALLLFLNEKTFLQFKTLDNRYITVSFLNKNVSVCGFVLNAKTLDPLLLTSVKVNGSKIGTTTNSEGVFYLNNIAINSTISISFISFKTKTITTKDLFSNTGCKQLFLEEAEEELSEITIDNFLTSGLQKSDDGSTVLNTEKFGILPGLIEPDILKTIKILPGVESINETVSNINVRGGTNDQNLILWDGIKMYHGGHFFGLISAYNPYLTKKVTVTKNGTSSRFSDGVSSTINMKTSNRITNKISGGGGFNLLSADAFVQVPIKENLELHVSARRSFTDIINTPTYNNYLSRSFQDNSIASNAINNSESDFYFFDYSIKLLYDINYKHSIRTNFIHIKNNLEYLEQYTSNNTIIEENSTLKQENLGARISWDTDWNSKFSTSVSAFFSGYKINSTDDNRDTDQFQTQFNNVLETEIKLNSKYEFSDVLHFSNGLVFNEIGIVNRTSVNAPTFSKIEKDVLLKSALFSEIEYRKKNTYARFGFRTNYFHKFNKFIIEPRINIRQELNTEISIKLEGEFKNQTTAQKIDFEDNFLGIEKRRWILSDEENTPIMKSKQVSFGIDYSKDKLYLDITGFYKKVDGITAANQGFYNNTQTINFIGNYEVQGVEFLVNKKTALISTWLSYTYAKNNYTFDIFDPQTFSNSLDITHSLSAAFNYNFTKDLKVSLGGILRSGKPYTKPVVGNETIQNGNRTIVNYDNPNDQNLDDFFRIDISGSYKFNISDAVKSTFRIGFTNITDRKNILDSYYVIDNSSTNNVRRVDSYSLPFTPNLSFRVRF, encoded by the coding sequence ATGGTGAATAAAACCTTACTTCTATTTATTAGTTTTTTTTTAGTTGTAAGTGTTAGTATTGCCCAGGATTCTAAAGAAAAACTGGCACTTTCTTCTTTGTTATTAGATCTTGAAAAAACGTACACTATTAAATTTTCTTATTCTGATACTGATGTAAAAAATATTTTTTTAGAACAACCAAAAAACGGAATAACGCTAGATGCGTTATTATTATTTTTAAATGAAAAAACATTTTTACAATTTAAAACTTTAGACAATAGGTATATAACTGTATCTTTTTTAAATAAGAATGTTTCTGTCTGTGGGTTTGTTTTAAATGCAAAAACATTAGATCCATTGTTGTTAACATCTGTAAAAGTAAATGGTTCTAAAATAGGAACTACAACCAATAGTGAAGGTGTTTTTTATTTAAATAATATTGCTATAAATTCTACGATAAGTATTTCTTTTATCAGCTTTAAAACTAAAACAATCACTACAAAAGATTTATTTTCTAATACAGGTTGTAAACAACTATTTTTAGAAGAAGCAGAAGAAGAATTATCAGAAATTACCATAGATAATTTTTTAACTTCAGGGTTGCAAAAAAGTGATGATGGGAGTACTGTTTTAAACACAGAAAAATTCGGAATTTTACCTGGTCTTATAGAACCAGATATTTTAAAAACCATTAAAATCCTTCCTGGCGTAGAAAGTATCAACGAAACTGTTTCTAATATAAATGTTAGAGGTGGTACAAATGATCAAAACTTAATACTTTGGGATGGAATTAAAATGTATCATGGAGGTCATTTCTTTGGGTTAATTTCTGCCTATAATCCGTATTTAACAAAAAAAGTTACGGTTACTAAAAACGGAACAAGTAGTCGATTTTCAGATGGAGTTTCATCAACCATAAATATGAAAACTTCTAATAGAATTACCAATAAAATTTCTGGTGGTGGAGGTTTTAATTTATTAAGCGCAGATGCTTTTGTGCAAGTTCCAATAAAAGAAAATTTAGAGCTTCATGTTTCTGCAAGAAGATCTTTTACAGATATTATAAACACCCCTACCTATAATAATTATTTATCCCGTAGTTTTCAAGATAATTCTATTGCTTCTAATGCTATAAATAATTCGGAATCAGATTTTTATTTCTTTGATTATTCTATTAAACTCTTATATGATATTAATTACAAACATTCGATTAGAACTAATTTTATTCATATAAAAAACAATTTAGAGTATCTTGAACAATACACTTCTAACAACACTATAATTGAAGAAAATAGTACGTTAAAACAAGAAAATTTAGGAGCGAGAATTAGTTGGGATACAGATTGGAATTCTAAATTTTCTACCAGTGTATCTGCCTTTTTTTCAGGGTATAAAATAAACTCTACAGATGATAATAGGGATACAGATCAGTTTCAAACGCAGTTTAACAATGTGTTAGAAACAGAGATAAAACTGAATTCTAAATATGAATTTTCTGATGTGCTGCACTTTTCTAACGGATTGGTATTTAATGAAATTGGTATTGTAAATAGAACCTCTGTAAACGCGCCAACCTTTTCCAAAATAGAAAAAGATGTATTGCTAAAAAGTGCCTTATTTTCTGAAATTGAATATCGTAAAAAGAACACGTATGCTAGATTTGGATTTCGTACAAACTACTTTCATAAATTTAATAAATTCATAATTGAACCAAGAATTAACATCCGACAAGAACTAAATACTGAAATTTCTATAAAGTTAGAAGGTGAATTTAAGAACCAAACAACGGCTCAAAAAATAGATTTTGAAGATAATTTTTTAGGGATAGAAAAAAGAAGGTGGATTCTTTCTGATGAGGAAAACACTCCAATAATGAAGAGCAAACAAGTGTCTTTTGGTATCGATTATTCTAAAGATAAATTATATCTTGATATTACTGGGTTTTACAAGAAAGTAGATGGCATTACAGCTGCAAATCAAGGGTTTTATAACAATACCCAAACAATTAATTTTATTGGAAATTATGAAGTACAAGGTGTTGAATTTTTAGTAAATAAAAAAACAGCTTTAATTAGTACTTGGTTAAGTTATACCTATGCTAAAAATAATTATACTTTTGATATTTTTGACCCACAAACATTTTCTAATAGTTTAGATATAACACACTCTTTAAGCGCCGCTTTTAACTATAATTTTACCAAAGATTTAAAAGTTTCTTTAGGCGGAATTTTACGCTCAGGAAAACCATATACAAAACCTGTAGTAGGAAATGAAACCATACAAAATGGAAATAGAACTATTGTAAATTATGATAATCCTAATGATCAAAATTTAGATGATTTCTTTAGAATTGATATTTCTGGAAGTTATAAATTTAATATTTCTGATGCTGTAAAATCTACTTTTCGTATTGGTTTTACCAATATTACGGATAGAAAAAACATCTTAGATTCTTATTATGTAATAGATAATTCAAGTACAAATAATGTAAGAAGAGTAGATAGTTATTCTTTACCTTTTACACCTAATTTAAGTTTTAGGGTTCGTTTTTAA
- the rpiB gene encoding ribose 5-phosphate isomerase B — protein MTIAIGNDHAGTQYKFEIIKHLEEKGYKVLNFGTDTDDSMDYPDAIHPTADAVESGKAELGVILCGSGNGAQMTANKHQGIRAALCWNNELVALTRQHNNANILTIPARFVSLQQAIGFVDIFLNTKFEGGRHGTRVNKISCAG, from the coding sequence ATGACAATTGCAATTGGTAACGATCACGCAGGTACCCAATATAAGTTCGAAATTATAAAACATTTAGAAGAAAAAGGATATAAAGTTCTAAATTTTGGAACCGATACAGATGATTCTATGGATTATCCTGATGCAATTCACCCAACTGCAGACGCTGTAGAATCTGGTAAAGCAGAATTAGGAGTTATTCTTTGTGGTTCTGGTAATGGTGCGCAAATGACGGCAAACAAACACCAAGGTATAAGAGCTGCTCTTTGTTGGAATAATGAATTGGTTGCATTAACAAGACAACATAATAATGCAAATATTCTTACAATTCCTGCTCGTTTTGTTTCTTTACAACAAGCTATTGGTTTTGTAGATATCTTTTTAAACACCAAATTTGAAGGAGGAAGACATGGTACTAGAGTAAATAAAATTTCTTGTGCTGGATAA